Within Kineothrix sp. MB12-C1, the genomic segment CCAAGGTTTACGTACAGAAGGAGACCGGGGTTACCTTTAAGGATGTGGCCGGAGAGGATGAAGCGAAGGAATCCTTACAGGAAGTGGTGGATTTCCTTCATAATCCTGGAAAATATTCAAAGATAGGAGCGAAACTGCCTAAAGGCGCGTTATTGGTAGGCCCTCCGGGAACCGGTAAGACGTTACTCGCTAAGGCGGTAGCGGGTGAAGCTCATGTGCCGTTCTTCTCCCTGGCAGGTTCGGATTTTATTGAGTTATATGTTGGTGTGGGTGCTTCCAGAGTAAGGGATTTGTTCAAGGAAGCGACGAAAAATGCACCTTGTATTATATTTATCGATGAAATAGATGCGATCGGACGCAGCCGTGATTCCAAATACGGAGGCGGAAACGAAGAACGGGAACAGACATTGAATCAGTTGTTATCGGAGATGGATGGTTTCGATACTTCCAAGGGTATTCTTATCCTCGGAGCTACCAATAGACCGGAGATTCTGGATAAGGCACTATTAAGACCGGGACGTTTTGATCGAAGGATCATTGTGGATAAACCTGATTTAAAGGGACGTATTGAGATTCTTAAGGTTCATGCGAAGGATGTACTGATGAACGATAGTGTGGATCTGGATGCAATTGCACTGGCGACCAGCGGTGCGGTAGGTGCGGACCTTGCTAATATGATTAACGAAGCGGCAATTAATGCCGTACAAAAGGGACGCAATTATGTGTGCCAGAGTGACTTGTTCGAAGCGGTGGAGCAGGTGCTTGTAGGTAAGGAGAAGAAAGACCGTGTGATGAGTAAGGAAGAGCGCAAGATTGTTTCCTATCATGAAGTCGGTCATGCACTGCTAAGTGCCCTGCAGAAGAATTCGGAACCGGTACAGAAGATTACGATTGTGCCGAGAACGATGGGAGCCCTGGGCTATGTAATGCAAGTGCCTGAGGAAGAGAAATATCTGAATACGAAGGCGGAGCTTCACGATATGTTAGTAGGATATTTGGGAGGCCGTGCGGCGGAGGAACTCGTATTCGATACGGTAACGACCGGGGCGTCGAACGATATCGAGAAGGCGACTAATATTGCAAGAAATATGATTACCAGATTCGGGATGAGTGACAAGTTCGGTTTGATGGGGCTTGCTACAGTAGAGAGCGAATATCTGGGCGGCGGTGCAAGGCTGACATGCAGCGATGTGACGGCAGCGGATGTGGATACCGAAGTAATGGAACTTCTTAAGGGGTGCTACGCGGAAGCGAAGAAGCTTCTTTCTGAAAACAGAGAGCTGATGGATAAGCTGGCAGCACATCTGATTGAGAAAGAAACGATTACCGGCAAGGAATTCATGAAGATATTCCGTGCGGAAAAAGGTCTTCCTGAGCCGGAGGAGAAGTCCGAAGAAGCGGAGACGGTAAAAAAGGAAGCCGCAGAAAAAGAAGAGAAG encodes:
- the ftsH gene encoding ATP-dependent zinc metalloprotease FtsH → MEDNNLNQYGGGGYNGGNRGGNKNNNDGNRGPGGNGENPKRQSIFLLLIAALITLLCMSYFMKIMTGGAEKEITYNEFIKMVEAGEVKSVEVETDQITIYPQEEEGTTNLYGMPVITYYTGKMEEDETLAARLIEYNVDMNKTVPDGSGMLLSILLTYVFPILLMWVLLSFIFRRMSKGGGGPMGVGKSNAKVYVQKETGVTFKDVAGEDEAKESLQEVVDFLHNPGKYSKIGAKLPKGALLVGPPGTGKTLLAKAVAGEAHVPFFSLAGSDFIELYVGVGASRVRDLFKEATKNAPCIIFIDEIDAIGRSRDSKYGGGNEEREQTLNQLLSEMDGFDTSKGILILGATNRPEILDKALLRPGRFDRRIIVDKPDLKGRIEILKVHAKDVLMNDSVDLDAIALATSGAVGADLANMINEAAINAVQKGRNYVCQSDLFEAVEQVLVGKEKKDRVMSKEERKIVSYHEVGHALLSALQKNSEPVQKITIVPRTMGALGYVMQVPEEEKYLNTKAELHDMLVGYLGGRAAEELVFDTVTTGASNDIEKATNIARNMITRFGMSDKFGLMGLATVESEYLGGGARLTCSDVTAADVDTEVMELLKGCYAEAKKLLSENRELMDKLAAHLIEKETITGKEFMKIFRAEKGLPEPEEKSEEAETVKKEAAEKEEKAVKETADEKEAETVKATVAEEAEEKEASGISERKADDEIPEKEMEQSAPSQEQERVSGPVGRFSQASGNMVRGGEFAKELQNKIDEQK